Proteins encoded together in one Sphingomonas radiodurans window:
- a CDS encoding crotonase/enoyl-CoA hydratase family protein, whose product MSVITTEIRGPIAILRLNRPDAMNALGADGDGEAVRTACDALNADLSIRCVILTGEGRAFSAGGDIKKMADPEGPFSGGGLPIRSHYQRNIHRIARALFSLDMPVIAAVNGAAIGLGCDVACMADIRIASDKAKFGVTFLKLGLVPGDGGSWLLPRTIGMSRAAELFFTGDVIDAATAADWGLVSRVVPHDTLMDETLALATKIAALPPHSLRLTKSLLRQGQTSTYDQALDSASTAQAVSHATQDHREGVAALLEKRDAVFIGK is encoded by the coding sequence ATGTCAGTCATCACAACCGAGATCCGCGGCCCGATCGCCATCCTGCGCCTCAATCGCCCCGACGCGATGAACGCGCTCGGCGCCGATGGAGACGGTGAGGCCGTGCGCACCGCCTGCGACGCGCTCAACGCCGACCTCTCGATCCGCTGCGTCATCCTCACCGGCGAGGGCCGCGCCTTCTCCGCCGGCGGTGACATCAAGAAGATGGCCGATCCCGAAGGGCCGTTCTCGGGTGGCGGCCTGCCGATCCGCAGCCATTACCAGCGCAACATTCACCGCATCGCCCGCGCGCTGTTCTCGCTCGACATGCCCGTCATCGCCGCGGTCAACGGCGCCGCGATCGGCCTGGGCTGCGACGTCGCGTGCATGGCCGACATCCGCATCGCCAGCGACAAGGCGAAGTTCGGCGTAACGTTCCTGAAGCTCGGACTGGTGCCCGGCGACGGCGGGTCGTGGCTGCTCCCACGCACGATCGGCATGAGCCGCGCGGCGGAATTGTTCTTCACCGGCGATGTGATCGACGCCGCCACCGCCGCCGACTGGGGCCTCGTCAGCCGCGTCGTGCCGCACGATACGCTGATGGACGAAACGCTCGCACTCGCCACCAAGATCGCCGCGCTCCCGCCGCACTCGCTCCGCCTCACCAAATCGCTGCTGCGCCAGGGACAGACGAGTACCTACGATCAGGCGCTCGATTCAGCCTCGACGGCGCAGGCCGTCAGCCACGCGACCCAGGATCACCGCGAGGGCGTGGCCGCGCTGCTCGAGAAGCGCGACGCGGTGTTTATCGGGAAGTAG
- a CDS encoding DUF924 family protein: MTLGNEDASMAGDLGTEQAIVHDAAPETVEDAARAVLDFWFALTLETQFARDEALDAEITARFGTLRDAVFATRAAAWRDTPDDLLAAIVLLDQFSRNIYRDSPRAFEADGLAVELALQAIEQGWEARYAEEERAFLYIPFMHAEDAALQRLSVEKFTAMGGPNVPFAQGHAEEITRFGRFPARNAALGRATTDAERAFLDGLAA; encoded by the coding sequence ATGACATTGGGTAATGAGGACGCGAGCATGGCGGGCGATCTAGGGACAGAGCAGGCGATAGTCCACGATGCGGCGCCAGAGACGGTTGAGGATGCGGCGCGCGCGGTGCTCGACTTCTGGTTCGCGCTGACGCTGGAGACGCAATTCGCGCGCGATGAAGCGCTGGATGCTGAGATTACGGCGCGGTTCGGGACGTTGCGTGACGCGGTGTTCGCGACGCGCGCGGCGGCGTGGCGCGATACGCCGGACGATCTGCTCGCGGCGATCGTGCTGCTCGACCAATTCTCGCGCAACATTTATCGCGATTCGCCGCGGGCATTCGAGGCGGACGGGCTGGCGGTGGAACTGGCGTTGCAGGCGATCGAGCAGGGCTGGGAGGCGCGGTATGCCGAGGAGGAGCGGGCGTTTCTCTACATTCCGTTCATGCATGCGGAGGATGCGGCGCTGCAGCGACTGTCGGTCGAGAAGTTCACCGCGATGGGTGGCCCGAACGTGCCGTTTGCGCAGGGCCATGCCGAGGAGATTACCCGGTTCGGGCGGTTTCCGGCGCGCAACGCGGCGCTCGGCCGCGCAACGACGGACGCGGAGCGGGCGTTTCTCGACGGGTTGGCTGCTTAG